Proteins from one Deinococcus budaensis genomic window:
- a CDS encoding ATP-binding cassette domain-containing protein, translating to MLLPPRPPPLIELRDVTVRAGGQTLLGGVWLRLRPGEALRLLGPNGGGKTSLLRLLAGELAPVSGERIYGLGGGVQRSAVRARRTLSVVGPDAEAFYLTRDWLQTARDVLLAGYEGDTLRRWEPGPEALARLETVAALTGVGALLARDFRTLSHGQRRRVILARALMPAPEALLLDEFTDGLSAGARAELGGVLARVHASGTAVVLATHRPEEVPGLPWRTLRVVGGQLEQERPTGRAPAPRPQVVLPRPPGSGDLIRLREVEVYRNGRRALGPLSWTWEAGQHWLVTGENGSGKSTLTRLIAGELHPALGGHIERPLLARDRLTERRRSAGLVGAEVGIRQRRDWTGRELLASAWSGAEGFAPELTPEQAAALEVLATRLDLTGLLDRRAPTLSQGQLRRLLLARAVLHAPRLLLLDEGLDFLDPAARTRFLALLPELARAGTHLLVVAHRAEDAPPGLTHRLELRGGQISRVEPL from the coding sequence ATGCTCCTCCCGCCGCGCCCCCCGCCGCTGATCGAACTCAGGGACGTGACGGTGCGCGCGGGGGGCCAGACCCTGCTGGGCGGCGTCTGGCTGCGGCTGCGGCCCGGCGAGGCGCTGCGGCTGCTGGGACCCAACGGCGGCGGCAAGACCAGCCTGCTGCGGCTGCTGGCGGGCGAGCTGGCCCCGGTCTCCGGCGAGCGGATCTACGGTCTGGGCGGCGGGGTGCAGCGTTCGGCGGTGCGGGCGCGGCGCACCCTCTCGGTGGTGGGGCCGGACGCCGAGGCCTTTTACCTCACGCGCGACTGGCTCCAGACCGCGCGGGACGTGCTGCTGGCCGGATACGAGGGGGACACCCTGAGGCGCTGGGAGCCGGGGCCAGAGGCGCTGGCGCGGCTGGAGACGGTCGCGGCCTTGACCGGCGTGGGGGCGCTGCTGGCGCGGGATTTCCGCACGCTCAGCCACGGGCAGCGCCGCCGGGTGATCCTGGCGCGGGCGCTGATGCCCGCTCCCGAAGCGCTGCTGCTGGACGAATTCACCGACGGCCTGAGCGCCGGAGCGCGGGCCGAGCTGGGCGGCGTGCTCGCGCGGGTCCACGCCTCGGGCACCGCCGTGGTCCTCGCCACCCACCGCCCGGAGGAGGTGCCGGGGCTGCCCTGGCGCACCCTGCGGGTGGTGGGCGGGCAGCTGGAGCAGGAGAGACCCACCGGAAGAGCGCCAGCGCCCCGCCCGCAGGTCGTGTTGCCCCGGCCCCCGGGGTCCGGCGACCTGATCCGGCTGCGCGAGGTGGAGGTCTACCGCAATGGGCGGCGCGCCCTGGGGCCGCTCTCGTGGACCTGGGAGGCCGGGCAGCACTGGCTGGTGACGGGCGAGAACGGCAGCGGCAAAAGCACCCTGACCCGCCTGATCGCCGGAGAGCTGCACCCCGCGCTGGGGGGCCACATCGAGCGGCCCCTGCTCGCCCGCGACCGGCTGACCGAGCGGCGGCGCAGCGCCGGGCTGGTGGGCGCCGAGGTGGGCATCCGCCAGCGCCGGGACTGGACCGGCCGCGAGCTGCTGGCAAGCGCCTGGAGCGGCGCGGAAGGCTTCGCGCCGGAGCTGACCCCCGAGCAGGCGGCGGCGCTGGAGGTCCTCGCCACGCGGCTGGACCTGACCGGGCTGCTGGACCGCCGTGCCCCGACGCTCTCGCAGGGGCAACTGCGCCGCCTGCTGCTGGCCCGGGCCGTGCTGCACGCGCCCCGCCTGCTGCTGCTGGACGAGGGGCTGGATTTCCTCGACCCCGCCGCCCGCACCCGCTTCCTGGCGCTGCTGCCGGAACTGGCGCGGGCCGGGACGCACCTCTTGGTGGTGGCGCACCGGGCAGAAGACGCGCCGCCGGGCCTGACGCACCGGCTGGAACTCAGGGGCGGGCAGATCAGCCGCGTGGAGCCGCTGTAG
- a CDS encoding HAD family hydrolase, with protein MTRSPADLPLLLAFDLDGTLIPEQGREVPPATVQALARLRGLGARLAIITGRDAAPGPVWEAAQPDAVATNNGGRIEIGGQVHAEARFSAHELEAVLAHELEDARVVVFTPDALYVDLPPGTQPEGWMRARQVRPLAEAPADGVLKVGFYHPGVADFAARLRDLHPQLVLTGAQPPYEQFLTVTPTGAHKGAALTLIADALGVPLERTVAFGDSDNDVAMLELAGHAVQLGHLPLLAPHAHEQVAGPDALGEYLHRLADQLQATAAPRG; from the coding sequence GTGACCCGCTCGCCCGCCGACCTGCCGCTGCTGCTCGCCTTCGATCTCGACGGCACCCTGATTCCCGAGCAAGGCCGCGAGGTGCCCCCGGCCACCGTGCAGGCCCTGGCCCGCCTGCGGGGGCTGGGGGCGCGGCTGGCGATCATCACCGGGCGGGACGCGGCCCCCGGCCCGGTGTGGGAGGCCGCGCAGCCCGACGCGGTCGCCACCAACAACGGCGGGCGCATCGAGATCGGCGGGCAGGTCCACGCCGAGGCCCGCTTTTCGGCCCACGAGCTGGAGGCGGTGCTGGCCCACGAGCTGGAAGACGCCCGGGTGGTCGTGTTCACCCCGGACGCCCTGTACGTGGACCTGCCGCCCGGCACCCAGCCGGAAGGGTGGATGCGCGCGCGCCAGGTCCGGCCACTCGCGGAGGCCCCCGCCGACGGGGTGCTCAAGGTGGGCTTTTACCATCCCGGCGTGGCCGACTTCGCCGCGCGGCTGCGCGACCTGCACCCTCAGCTGGTCCTGACCGGCGCGCAGCCCCCCTACGAGCAGTTCTTGACCGTCACCCCGACCGGCGCGCACAAGGGCGCGGCCCTGACCCTGATCGCGGACGCGCTGGGCGTGCCGCTGGAGCGCACGGTCGCCTTTGGCGACAGCGACAACGATGTGGCGATGCTGGAACTCGCCGGGCACGCGGTGCAGCTCGGCCACCTGCCGCTGCTCGCCCCCCACGCCCACGAGCAGGTCGCGGGCCCCGACGCCCTGGGTGAGTACCTGCACAGGCTGGCCGACCAGTTGCAGGCTACAGCGGCTCCACGCGGCTGA
- the rplS gene encoding 50S ribosomal protein L19: protein MQNIKVNRGAILRSVEQGHIKQDHPDFQPGDTVRVETKVVEGNRTRNQAFEGVVIAINGSGSRKSFTVRKISFGEGVERVFPFSSPLLAKVSVLERGKVRRAKLYYLRELRGKAARIKNDRSRVMKDAARAGQARADAQAQTAAVQDAPVQDTPAETLGE from the coding sequence ATGCAGAACATCAAGGTGAACCGTGGCGCCATCCTGCGCTCGGTCGAGCAGGGCCACATCAAGCAGGACCACCCCGACTTCCAGCCGGGCGACACCGTCCGCGTGGAGACCAAGGTCGTGGAAGGCAACCGCACCCGCAACCAGGCCTTTGAGGGCGTGGTCATCGCCATCAACGGCTCGGGCAGCCGCAAGAGCTTCACGGTCCGCAAGATCTCCTTCGGCGAGGGCGTGGAGCGCGTCTTTCCCTTCAGCAGCCCGCTGCTTGCCAAGGTCAGCGTGCTGGAGCGCGGCAAGGTCCGCCGCGCCAAGCTGTATTACCTGCGCGAGCTGCGCGGCAAGGCCGCCCGCATCAAGAACGACCGCAGCCGCGTGATGAAAGACGCCGCGCGCGCCGGGCAGGCCCGGGCGGACGCCCAGGCCCAGACCGCCGCCGTGCAAGACGCCCCTGTGCAGGACACGCCCGCCGAGACGCTGGGCGAGTAA
- the lipB gene encoding lipoyl(octanoyl) transferase LipB: MRDAPFRVLDLGAVPYREAWTRQKEHHAQVAAGGQPTLLLAQHPPVLTLGRKAREGQNIVVTREYLAAQDIEVLEVERGGDVTYHGPGQLVAYAIFPVGRRVQDFLRLLEAATIRALGDLGLPDARPNPGYAGVYVDPRTVNGREYEQKIASFGVAVQKHVALHGLALNVTTHLQHFDLIVPCGLSGTQMTSVEREYALRGLNRTAGVGEAQDALTRAFHTTFEAYDWTLPQLAAAGS; this comes from the coding sequence GTGAGAGACGCACCTTTTCGCGTGCTGGACCTGGGAGCCGTGCCCTACCGCGAGGCGTGGACCCGGCAAAAGGAGCACCACGCGCAGGTCGCGGCGGGGGGCCAGCCCACGCTGCTGCTGGCCCAGCACCCGCCCGTGCTGACGCTGGGGCGCAAGGCGCGCGAGGGCCAGAACATCGTCGTGACGCGCGAGTACCTCGCCGCCCAGGACATCGAGGTACTGGAAGTCGAGCGCGGCGGCGACGTGACCTACCACGGCCCCGGCCAGCTGGTCGCCTACGCGATCTTTCCGGTCGGGCGGCGGGTGCAGGATTTCTTGCGGCTGCTGGAGGCGGCGACCATCCGGGCGCTGGGGGACCTCGGCCTCCCGGACGCCCGGCCCAATCCCGGTTACGCGGGCGTGTACGTGGACCCGAGAACGGTCAACGGCCGCGAGTACGAACAGAAGATCGCGTCGTTCGGGGTGGCGGTGCAAAAGCACGTCGCGCTGCATGGCCTGGCCCTGAACGTCACCACCCATCTCCAGCATTTCGACCTGATCGTGCCGTGCGGCCTCTCGGGCACCCAGATGACCAGCGTCGAGCGCGAATACGCTCTGCGGGGCCTGAACCGGACTGCGGGCGTCGGGGAGGCCCAGGACGCCCTCACCCGCGCCTTTCACACCACCTTTGAAGCCTACGACTGGACGCTGCCGCAACTCGCCGCAGCGGGGAGTTAA
- the lipA gene encoding lipoyl synthase — protein sequence MTQPESNPQEARFVKNGIYRKDSVPVRDKKPEWLKVTIPTGQVFGEVRKIVKEHRLHTVCEEAMCPNIGECWSRGTATFMLMGHICTRACRFCAVDTGNPMGKLDLGEPAQVADSVRLMGLKYVVLTSVDRDDLPDGGAYHFAKTVTAIKKVNPETRVEALTPDFGGNAACVDLVLESGVDTYAQNLETVRRLTHPVRDIRASYDRTLSVLAHAKRARPDVITKTSIMLGLGETREELREAMADCRAAGVDVLTFGQYLRPTMHHLPVERYVSPAEFGDIREEAMGLGFLEVVSGPLVRSSYKAEQIVMDKPGSLPEHLAHLEEGAQLSLI from the coding sequence ATGACCCAGCCTGAATCCAACCCCCAAGAAGCGCGCTTTGTCAAGAACGGCATCTACCGCAAGGATTCGGTGCCGGTGCGCGACAAGAAGCCCGAGTGGCTCAAGGTCACCATCCCGACCGGGCAGGTGTTCGGCGAGGTCCGCAAGATCGTCAAGGAACACCGCCTGCACACCGTCTGCGAGGAAGCGATGTGCCCCAACATCGGGGAGTGCTGGAGCCGGGGCACGGCGACGTTCATGCTGATGGGCCACATCTGCACCCGTGCCTGCCGCTTTTGCGCGGTGGACACCGGCAACCCCATGGGCAAGCTCGACCTGGGCGAACCCGCGCAGGTGGCCGACTCGGTGCGGCTGATGGGCCTGAAATACGTCGTGCTGACCTCGGTGGACCGCGACGACCTACCCGACGGCGGCGCCTACCACTTCGCCAAGACGGTGACGGCGATCAAGAAGGTCAATCCCGAAACGCGCGTCGAGGCGCTGACACCCGACTTCGGCGGCAACGCGGCCTGCGTGGACCTGGTGCTGGAAAGCGGCGTGGACACCTACGCGCAGAACCTCGAAACGGTGCGGCGCCTGACCCACCCGGTGCGTGACATCCGCGCGAGCTACGACCGCACGCTCTCGGTGCTGGCCCACGCCAAGCGGGCACGCCCCGACGTGATCACCAAGACCTCGATCATGCTGGGCCTGGGCGAGACGCGGGAGGAACTGCGGGAAGCGATGGCCGACTGCCGCGCCGCCGGGGTGGACGTGCTGACCTTTGGCCAGTACCTGCGCCCCACCATGCACCACCTGCCCGTCGAGCGCTACGTCTCTCCGGCCGAGTTCGGGGACATCCGCGAGGAGGCGATGGGCCTGGGGTTCCTGGAGGTCGTGTCGGGGCCCCTCGTCCGCTCCTCGTACAAGGCCGAGCAGATCGTGATGGACAAGCCCGGCAGCCTGCCCGAGCACCTCGCGCACCTGGAAGAGGGCGCGCAGCTCAGCCTGATCTGA
- a CDS encoding DUF11 domain-containing protein has translation MQGFKYLGLALTGALILSACGSTAPQTAQPPAVQPPIVQPPVTPPVTPPVTPPVTPPVTPPVTPPAPGCATLTVNLLNVAPINGMVVAPISVKNEAGDTVFSGTAVAGQKLSATFAAGRYTVVGHQMQGYEAPNTPQSVSLDCAANKDASVSLEYRTAQVAQQQVASIAFNGDTPVTDAGGAALPGLQEANANKDVMLYASQTEEAVLVQMVVRDAAGAPVPGARVSVTADSPSVSIIAGHVQMGAAPAPALSAQALNATAFSDAQGVVRFTVYATSAPAYGTPVKLVVSASDASDAPTSAALAEFKMFFTNMSHLYYRGDTSFGASATIPTGQRLGKNVGSFENNWFNAAQRLHTFGTVAYTKQPQSGPFPVGGEQFPGFVRYTLEPVAGQEGDLQRLFLTTNASAISGSGSVDASGAQNVYLRPALDLTAQELPLTANVRADYYYRVVFGGVPYDFLLKSYTFGKTFSGAALEIEKTGPNIITWTGFARTTPAQNPLAPTDVNLPPRLDNANRTATTEDNFTVGKTYTYQIRVRNTSGTVARNVTVRDELPAELGYVLGSARLVDAGGASAGTIASDYDLNTHTIDFNEIGDLAAGAELRIAIDVYARQKPGYAWNDNDRDGDSDPVSALQGAYGITPPETSANLDAEYEDPYDIKNRAKVTASNAAEVDAYKYIHVVRPVALIDKDALDPEVVTNQQAEFEIGVLNIDRSTVLEVDPRIRTAYGQLKSRFPNEYGQEGFLFNARIEDTYGPAFSGPVARDEQGNILALERFDQANAGDRRVGLNLGTLPVGASRTIRMTLRGEVVGDENENCVRLFGWNLNQVARLETPEYLQYEGPFGEVPNLDPLQRYTLDRGRNFLEDCAYVDIVGKPAWGRDLWDNSIAFSEFNQDRGTDAYPVGSQYVYDLYYENEGESAATNVFIDAALPRMANFISSRSILVRFRNSDGATTTRVLDLRDPSTWSFTVSGSAVTALPADDQRSFRFHVDRMDPGDRLWLEFQVVASQKGDDLFRSSMTWDQGNGRKLEDSEHTFITD, from the coding sequence ATGCAGGGATTCAAGTATCTCGGTTTGGCCTTGACCGGTGCCCTGATTCTCTCCGCGTGCGGCAGCACGGCGCCGCAAACGGCGCAGCCGCCTGCCGTGCAGCCCCCCATCGTTCAGCCGCCGGTGACGCCGCCCGTGACGCCCCCGGTGACGCCGCCCGTCACCCCGCCCGTGACGCCGCCGGTCACGCCTCCCGCCCCCGGCTGCGCCACCCTGACGGTCAATCTGCTGAATGTCGCCCCGATCAACGGGATGGTCGTGGCGCCCATCAGCGTGAAGAACGAGGCGGGAGACACGGTCTTTTCCGGCACGGCGGTGGCGGGGCAAAAGCTCTCGGCCACCTTTGCGGCAGGCCGCTACACGGTGGTCGGCCACCAGATGCAGGGCTACGAGGCCCCCAACACGCCCCAGAGCGTGAGCCTCGACTGCGCCGCCAACAAGGACGCCTCGGTCTCGCTGGAATACCGCACGGCCCAGGTCGCCCAGCAGCAGGTCGCCAGCATCGCCTTTAACGGCGACACCCCGGTCACCGACGCGGGCGGGGCGGCCCTGCCGGGGCTTCAGGAAGCCAACGCCAACAAGGACGTGATGCTGTACGCCTCGCAGACCGAGGAAGCCGTCCTGGTGCAGATGGTCGTGCGTGACGCGGCGGGCGCGCCGGTGCCCGGCGCCCGGGTGAGCGTCACGGCGGACAGCCCGTCGGTGAGCATCATCGCGGGGCACGTCCAGATGGGTGCGGCGCCCGCGCCGGCGCTGAGCGCGCAGGCCCTGAACGCCACCGCCTTCTCCGACGCGCAGGGCGTGGTGCGTTTCACGGTCTACGCGACCAGCGCGCCCGCCTACGGCACCCCGGTGAAACTGGTGGTGAGCGCCAGCGACGCTTCCGACGCGCCCACCAGCGCCGCGCTCGCCGAGTTCAAGATGTTCTTCACGAACATGAGCCACCTGTATTACCGGGGCGACACCAGCTTCGGCGCCAGCGCGACCATTCCCACCGGTCAGCGCCTCGGGAAGAACGTCGGCTCGTTCGAGAACAACTGGTTCAACGCGGCCCAGCGCCTGCACACCTTCGGCACGGTCGCCTACACCAAGCAGCCGCAGTCGGGACCCTTCCCGGTGGGCGGCGAGCAGTTCCCCGGCTTCGTGCGCTACACCCTCGAACCCGTGGCCGGACAGGAAGGCGACCTCCAGCGCCTCTTCCTGACCACCAACGCCAGCGCGATCAGCGGCTCCGGCAGCGTGGACGCCTCGGGCGCCCAGAACGTCTACCTGCGCCCGGCGCTCGACCTGACCGCCCAGGAACTGCCCCTGACGGCCAACGTGCGCGCCGACTACTACTACCGGGTCGTGTTCGGCGGCGTGCCCTACGACTTCTTGCTCAAGAGCTACACCTTTGGCAAGACCTTCAGCGGCGCGGCCCTGGAGATCGAGAAGACCGGCCCCAACATCATCACCTGGACCGGCTTTGCCCGCACCACGCCCGCGCAAAACCCCCTGGCGCCCACCGACGTGAACCTGCCCCCGAGGCTCGACAACGCCAACCGCACGGCGACCACCGAGGACAACTTCACGGTCGGCAAGACCTACACCTACCAGATCCGGGTGCGCAACACCTCGGGCACGGTCGCGCGCAACGTCACGGTCCGCGACGAGCTGCCTGCCGAGCTGGGCTACGTGCTGGGCAGCGCCCGCCTGGTGGACGCGGGCGGCGCGAGCGCAGGCACCATCGCTTCGGACTACGACCTGAACACCCACACCATCGATTTCAACGAGATCGGTGACCTGGCTGCCGGGGCCGAACTGAGAATCGCCATTGACGTGTACGCGCGCCAGAAGCCCGGCTACGCCTGGAACGACAACGACCGCGACGGAGACAGCGACCCGGTCTCGGCCCTCCAGGGCGCCTACGGCATCACGCCGCCCGAGACGAGCGCCAACCTCGACGCCGAGTACGAGGACCCCTACGACATCAAGAACCGCGCCAAGGTCACCGCCAGCAACGCCGCCGAGGTCGACGCCTACAAGTACATCCACGTGGTGCGCCCGGTCGCCCTGATCGACAAGGACGCGCTGGACCCCGAGGTCGTGACCAACCAGCAGGCCGAGTTCGAGATCGGCGTCTTGAACATCGACCGCTCGACGGTGCTGGAAGTCGACCCGCGCATCCGCACCGCCTACGGGCAGCTCAAGAGCCGCTTCCCGAACGAGTACGGCCAGGAGGGCTTCCTCTTCAACGCCCGCATCGAGGACACCTACGGCCCGGCCTTCAGCGGCCCGGTCGCCCGCGACGAGCAGGGCAACATCCTGGCGCTCGAACGCTTCGACCAGGCCAACGCGGGCGACCGCCGGGTGGGCCTGAACCTCGGAACGCTGCCGGTGGGCGCCTCGCGCACCATCCGCATGACCCTGCGCGGCGAGGTCGTGGGCGACGAGAACGAGAACTGCGTGCGGCTGTTCGGCTGGAACCTCAACCAGGTCGCCCGCCTCGAGACGCCCGAGTACCTGCAATACGAGGGGCCGTTCGGTGAGGTCCCGAACCTCGATCCCTTGCAGCGCTACACGCTCGACCGGGGCCGCAACTTCCTGGAAGACTGCGCCTACGTGGACATCGTCGGCAAGCCCGCCTGGGGCCGCGACCTGTGGGACAACAGCATCGCCTTTAGCGAGTTCAACCAGGACCGCGGCACCGACGCCTACCCGGTCGGCTCGCAGTACGTCTACGACCTGTACTACGAGAACGAGGGCGAGAGCGCGGCGACCAACGTCTTTATCGACGCGGCCCTGCCCAGGATGGCGAACTTCATCAGCAGCCGCTCGATCCTGGTGCGCTTCCGCAACAGCGACGGCGCCACCACGACCCGCGTGCTCGATCTGCGCGATCCGTCCACCTGGAGCTTCACGGTTTCCGGCTCGGCGGTGACGGCCCTTCCCGCCGACGACCAGCGCAGCTTCCGCTTCCACGTCGACCGCATGGACCCCGGAGACCGCCTGTGGCTGGAATTCCAGGTCGTGGCGAGCCAGAAGGGCGACGACCTCTTCCGCTCCTCGATGACCTGGGATCAGGGCAACGGGCGCAAGCTCGAAGACAGCGAGCACACCTTCATCACCGACTGA
- a CDS encoding sensor domain-containing diguanylate cyclase, translated as MRDPFLPLSDALPLTRPWSGRRLGGGVDRQRGTYQSVLPLALVGSLLTLTLSWPAPPAALGLGLGVSGLLAAALVLSATPRCPLWVLDALLLAGGWAFLLGQLALTLFRPDAAADVTALGGLLPWFLVLLLAPGWLLGQTQGRVVSLGALGLTLGLTVAALTGPLSSWGPAGGAVLGWLAQLLLASAAAMLGQETAAWRSRDLARQGAWAGLAEEERDALTGLPHRRALTRLLTAHLRRQGPGLAVMALRIDGLERIEEERGVAFAEALRAHLARTLSAAVRHGDVVGCLERGSFAVLMRVPDARTARISGERLRLRVASRPLGGVLTTVSVGVALWRGHSAGRALLADAEEALERAHTAGGNCVALALAAPPTSPATAAA; from the coding sequence ATGCGAGATCCGTTCCTGCCGCTCTCAGACGCCCTGCCCCTGACCAGACCCTGGTCCGGGCGGCGGCTGGGGGGCGGGGTGGACCGGCAGCGGGGCACCTACCAGAGCGTGCTGCCCCTCGCACTGGTGGGCAGCCTGCTGACGCTCACGCTGAGCTGGCCCGCGCCTCCCGCCGCGCTGGGCCTGGGCCTGGGCGTGTCGGGGCTGCTGGCGGCGGCCCTGGTGCTCTCGGCGACGCCGCGCTGCCCGCTGTGGGTGCTGGACGCGCTGCTGCTGGCAGGCGGCTGGGCCTTTTTGCTGGGGCAACTGGCGCTGACCCTGTTCCGGCCGGACGCGGCGGCGGACGTGACGGCCCTGGGGGGCCTGCTGCCCTGGTTTCTGGTGCTGCTGCTGGCACCCGGCTGGCTGCTGGGGCAGACCCAGGGCCGGGTGGTCAGCCTGGGCGCGCTGGGCCTGACGCTGGGCCTGACCGTCGCCGCCCTGACCGGGCCGCTTTCCAGCTGGGGTCCGGCGGGGGGGGCGGTACTGGGCTGGCTGGCCCAGCTGCTGCTGGCAAGCGCCGCCGCCATGCTGGGCCAGGAGACGGCCGCCTGGCGCTCCCGCGATCTGGCGCGGCAGGGCGCCTGGGCGGGCCTGGCCGAAGAGGAGCGGGACGCCCTGACGGGTTTGCCGCACCGCCGGGCACTGACGCGGCTGCTCACGGCCCACCTGAGGCGCCAGGGGCCGGGGCTGGCGGTTATGGCGCTGCGTATCGACGGCCTGGAACGCATCGAGGAGGAACGTGGGGTGGCGTTTGCCGAGGCCCTGCGCGCCCACCTCGCGCGGACGCTGAGCGCGGCGGTGCGTCACGGCGACGTGGTGGGCTGCCTGGAGCGCGGCAGCTTCGCGGTGCTGATGCGTGTGCCGGACGCCCGCACGGCCCGCATCAGCGGCGAGCGGCTGCGGCTGCGGGTCGCCTCGCGCCCGCTGGGCGGCGTGCTGACCACCGTGAGCGTCGGCGTGGCGCTGTGGCGCGGCCACAGCGCGGGCCGCGCCCTGCTGGCCGACGCCGAGGAAGCGCTGGAACGCGCCCACACGGCCGGGGGCAACTGTGTGGCGCTGGCCCTGGCCGCGCCGCCGACCTCCCCGGCCACGGCCGCCGCCTGA
- a CDS encoding DUF427 domain-containing protein, whose amino-acid sequence MQAIWQGEVIAESQDTVVVEGNHYFPRASVRDEYLRPSSTHTVCPWKGTASYFTLEVGGQQNPDAAWYYPEPKDAARQVAGRVAFWRGVQVVPGD is encoded by the coding sequence ATGCAAGCGATCTGGCAGGGCGAGGTGATCGCCGAGTCGCAGGACACGGTGGTCGTGGAGGGCAACCACTACTTTCCGCGCGCCAGCGTGCGAGACGAGTACCTGCGCCCGTCGAGCACCCACACGGTCTGCCCCTGGAAGGGCACGGCGTCGTATTTCACGCTGGAGGTCGGCGGCCAGCAAAACCCCGACGCCGCGTGGTACTACCCCGAACCCAAAGACGCCGCGCGCCAGGTGGCGGGCCGGGTCGCCTTCTGGCGCGGGGTGCAGGTCGTGCCCGGGGACTGA